One window of Amaranthus tricolor cultivar Red isolate AtriRed21 chromosome 13, ASM2621246v1, whole genome shotgun sequence genomic DNA carries:
- the LOC130798348 gene encoding protein BUD31 homolog 2, which yields MPKVKTNRVKYPEGWELIEPTLQELESKMREAQLDSHDGKRKCETLWPIFKIAHQKSRYIYDLYYRRNEISKDLYEFCLDQGYADRNLIAKWKKPGYERLCCLRCIQPRDHNFGTTCVCRVPKHLREEKVVECVHCGCGGCASGD from the exons ATGCCAAAAGTGAAAACAAATCGAGTGAAATATCCTGAAGGATGGGAGTTGATTGAACCCACTCTCCAAGAGCTAGAATCTAAGATGAGAGAAG CTCAATTGGATTCTCATGATGGGAAGAGAAAGTGTGAAACTTTGTGGCCTATTTTCAAAATTGCCCACCAGAAGAGTCGATATATATATGACCTTTACTATAGAAGAAATGAGATTTCCAAGGATTTGTATGAGTTCTGCTTGGACCAAGGGTATGCGGACAGAAATTTAATTGCTAAGTGGAAGAAG CCAGGATATGAGCGTTTGTGTTGCTTGCGCTGCATACAACCACGAGACCATAACTTTGGCACGACATGCGTTTGCCGAGTGCCAAAGCATCTTCGGGAGGAGAAAGTTGTGGAATGTGTTCATTGTGGATGTGGAGGTTGTGCCAGCGGGGATTGA